Proteins co-encoded in one Polaromonas vacuolata genomic window:
- the phnE gene encoding phosphonate ABC transporter, permease protein PhnE — translation MLQRLVAHFFGRFGFLSLSLVYACLVVVCLSQLISDGDLSLGRRPLQNLMQTATEFSYPSFLDVWFGNPRLEYVSSDGTVLRVENRRVVETNYLLGLARATWTTFSIATLGSLLAAVLALPLGVLTARNLAAPRSLRYIAKAVLDVARSIHTLVFGLVLVGIVGLGPTAGILAIALHSMGTYGKLFSESIETLDIAAIDAVRAVGAGPMQIFFNVIWPSVLPQFVSNHLYVWEFNIRDSTILGVIGAGGLGLLISEATSLFQWGRLSTVLIVIVILVSSFDALSRRIRKALA, via the coding sequence ATGTTGCAAAGGCTAGTGGCGCATTTTTTTGGCCGTTTTGGTTTTTTGAGTCTGAGTTTGGTTTACGCCTGCCTTGTGGTTGTTTGCTTGTCGCAATTAATTAGCGATGGTGATTTATCGTTGGGCCGGCGTCCGCTACAAAACTTGATGCAGACTGCGACTGAATTTTCTTACCCCAGTTTTTTAGATGTTTGGTTTGGCAACCCGCGTCTGGAATATGTCAGCAGTGACGGCACTGTACTGCGTGTAGAAAACCGACGTGTTGTCGAGACTAACTACCTGCTAGGCCTAGCCCGCGCCACATGGACTACCTTTAGTATTGCAACTTTGGGCTCGTTGTTAGCCGCTGTTCTGGCCTTGCCACTCGGTGTGTTGACGGCGCGTAATCTGGCTGCGCCGCGGTCGCTGCGTTACATCGCCAAAGCGGTTTTGGATGTGGCTAGATCTATTCACACTTTAGTCTTTGGTTTGGTCTTAGTGGGTATTGTTGGGCTGGGGCCAACGGCTGGCATATTAGCGATAGCGCTGCACTCAATGGGTACTTATGGAAAGTTATTTTCTGAGTCGATTGAGACACTCGACATTGCCGCCATAGACGCTGTTCGTGCCGTCGGTGCTGGACCTATGCAGATTTTTTTCAACGTTATCTGGCCATCAGTTTTGCCGCAATTTGTCTCTAACCATTTGTATGTTTGGGAATTTAATATTCGCGATTCAACAATTCTGGGCGTGATTGGCGCGGGTGGATTGGGCCTATTAATCTCAGAAGCGACTTCGCTGTTTCAATGGGGACGCTTGTCGACGGTTTTGATTGTGATTGTGATTTTGGTGTCTAGCTTTGATGCTTTGAGCCGAAGAATTCGCAAGGCTCTTGCGTGA
- a CDS encoding phosphonate ABC transporter ATP-binding protein, whose product MSASAVVFLDSVKCKSGADFELSIDSLTIEAGERVAIVGHNGAGKSTLFRLLSGFIAPDQGSVQILQRALHTPLNAKQMRGLRSEVGQVMQGLHLVQRLSVIENVLIGCLGRFHGWRSWARIYPESEVTAACDALNSVGLLAYRDMRTDSLSGGERQKVAIARLLLQRPRLILADEPTAALDPTAAREVCQLMTKAAAQSTLVCIIHNPALLPLLADRVIGLKNGFVAFDLPVSAVDTACLEALYSSDNTLTSTLLAAEHNIENSKITTRVAV is encoded by the coding sequence GTGAGCGCGAGTGCAGTTGTTTTTCTCGATTCAGTCAAATGCAAATCGGGCGCTGACTTTGAGCTCAGTATTGATTCGCTCACAATTGAAGCGGGTGAGCGGGTCGCTATCGTGGGGCATAACGGCGCTGGTAAGTCGACTCTGTTTCGCCTGCTCAGCGGCTTTATTGCACCCGACCAAGGGAGCGTTCAAATTTTGCAACGCGCGTTGCATACGCCGCTCAATGCCAAACAAATGCGAGGGCTTCGCTCTGAAGTCGGTCAAGTCATGCAAGGCCTGCATTTGGTGCAGCGTTTGAGCGTGATTGAAAACGTGTTGATTGGCTGCCTTGGACGCTTTCACGGCTGGCGCAGTTGGGCGCGTATTTATCCCGAGTCTGAAGTGACAGCAGCCTGTGATGCCTTGAATTCAGTCGGACTGCTGGCCTATCGCGATATGCGTACCGATAGCCTGTCTGGCGGTGAACGCCAAAAAGTCGCTATCGCGCGTTTGTTATTACAGCGCCCGCGTTTGATTTTGGCGGACGAACCGACCGCCGCCTTAGACCCGACTGCTGCGCGTGAGGTGTGTCAGCTCATGACGAAAGCGGCTGCCCAATCCACTTTAGTTTGCATAATCCACAACCCAGCTTTGCTGCCATTGCTAGCTGACAGAGTGATTGGTTTGAAAAATGGTTTTGTCGCTTTTGATTTACCGGTCTCTGCGGTAGATACGGCTTGCCTTGAGGCGCTTTACAGTTCCGACAACACGCTAACTTCTACGCTTTTAGCTGCTGAGCACAACATAGAAAACTCAAAAATTACAACCAGGGTTGCGGTATGA